One window from the genome of Deinococcus sp. NW-56 encodes:
- a CDS encoding aminoglycoside phosphotransferase family protein: MDDAFPVEVEPTVRAYAGSLGAAGRRWLDSLAGAVERQCRDWELQRGEALTGGSRSYVCRVTRADGGRAVLKLALPEPALTAQMSTLLAAQGQGYVRVLRHDPGRGALLMEALGPSAEKDHDLPAVLALTAETLKRAWQVPPERCALPGEAEHKAASLLALVRDLAGENREIQAVVEQALRYAHERWEARDPARQIIVHGDPHVGNLLRVEGTRIGAETGYVFVDPEGFLCEPEYDLGVALRGWNSHLLASDDPQAEVRGWCDQMAQATGTDPEAIWQWTYLERVSTGLYVGHHGLPKPGALYLEVAFRLLA, translated from the coding sequence ATGGACGACGCCTTTCCCGTGGAGGTCGAACCCACCGTGCGGGCCTACGCGGGGAGCCTGGGCGCTGCCGGGCGGCGGTGGCTGGACTCGCTGGCGGGCGCGGTGGAGCGGCAATGCCGGGACTGGGAGCTTCAGAGGGGCGAGGCCCTGACGGGGGGCAGCCGTTCTTACGTGTGCCGGGTCACCCGCGCGGACGGTGGGCGGGCCGTGCTCAAGCTGGCCCTGCCGGAACCCGCGCTCACTGCGCAGATGTCCACCCTCCTGGCGGCCCAGGGACAGGGCTACGTGCGGGTGCTGAGGCATGACCCCGGCCGGGGAGCCCTGCTGATGGAGGCCCTCGGGCCGTCGGCGGAGAAGGACCATGACCTTCCCGCCGTGCTGGCCCTGACCGCCGAGACGCTGAAGCGGGCCTGGCAGGTGCCCCCCGAACGCTGCGCCCTGCCGGGCGAGGCCGAACACAAGGCGGCCAGCCTCCTGGCCCTCGTGCGCGACCTCGCCGGGGAGAACCGGGAGATTCAGGCGGTGGTGGAGCAGGCTCTGCGCTACGCCCACGAGCGGTGGGAGGCCCGCGACCCGGCCCGGCAGATCATCGTCCACGGCGACCCCCATGTCGGGAATCTGCTGCGGGTAGAGGGCACCCGTATCGGCGCCGAGACGGGTTACGTGTTCGTCGACCCCGAGGGATTTCTCTGCGAGCCCGAATACGACCTCGGGGTGGCGCTGCGAGGCTGGAACTCGCATCTGCTGGCCTCGGACGATCCGCAAGCAGAAGTGCGCGGTTGGTGCGATCAGATGGCCCAGGCGACGGGCACCGACCCCGAGGCCATCTGGCAGTGGACGTACCTGGAGCGGGTTTCCACTGGACTGTATGTCGGCCATCACGGGTTGCCGAAGCCCGGCGCCCTCTATCTGGAGGTGGCGTTCAGGCTACTGGCGTGA